A genome region from Brassica oleracea var. oleracea cultivar TO1000 chromosome C2, BOL, whole genome shotgun sequence includes the following:
- the LOC106325962 gene encoding uncharacterized protein LOC106325962: MRGSRTASSDMSAWCSAVVLLSLILLLSVRENNASNSMRGSQFSEKPCEEIYVVGEGETLHTIGDKCGDPFIVERNPHIHDPDDVFPGLVLRIAPFYFSKKV, from the coding sequence ATGAGAGGTTCAAGAACTGCATCTTCAGACATGAGTGCTTGGTGTTCTGCTGTTGTGTTGTTGTCTTTAATACTTTTGTTATCTGTTCGTGAGAACAACGCTTCTAACTCGATGAGAGGGTCTCAATTCTCAGAGAAACCTTGTGAGGAGATTTACGTCGTCGGAGAAGGAGAAACGCTTCATACCATCGGCGATAAATGTGGCGACCCGTTTATAGTTGAGCGAAACCCGCATATCCATGACCCGGATGATGTCTTCCCTGGTCTCGTTCTCAGGATTGCACCTTTTTATTTCTCCAAAAAAGTGTAA
- the LOC106326290 gene encoding uncharacterized protein LOC106326290: MAFSKNKTHPLCYPLSSAATDLNLEFPSSSSFSFSLSESNKFRSISIETMVIYGWTGVFWDMDDFTLPPGLGVDQFVKNVCLAISNEGARGDVEFFAYSSSDSFDYGRYLESTSFTPAKVVSKRSRFYRLLHCMLNWVHKRRQYGGKKNVLVIAKAMPGEDNINLISFLDEMIIRDHNVFTVVPEGCSPENFDYPEPILAWYWSSLCSGSTSIDLSSAYPTTDDDSGSSSPETDRAQGVKRASETDATVGSPMKRGQKDADSQN; the protein is encoded by the exons ATGGCTTTCTCCAAGAATAAAACCCACCCTTTATGCTATCCCCTGTCATCGGCAGCCACAGACCTAAACCTAGAATTCCCTTCCTCCTCCTCCTTCTCCTTCTCCTTGTCTGAGTCTAATAAGTTCCGATCCATCTCCATCGAAACCATGGTCATCT ACGGTTGGACAGGCGTCTTCTGGGACATGGATGATTTCACACTCCCTCCTGGTCTCGGTGTAGATCAGTTTGTGAAGAATGTCTGCTTAGCTATATCGAATGAGGGTGCTCGTGGTGACGTAGAGTTCTTTGCTTATAGTAGTTCGGACTCCTTTGATTATGGTCGATATCTCGAGTCCACGTCCTTTACTCCAGCTAAAGTTGTCAGTAAACGTTCAAGGTTTTATCGTTTGTTACATTGCATGCTTAACTGGGTTCACAAACGTAGACAGTATGGAGGAAAAAAAAATGTGTTGGTAATTGCAAAGGCTATGCCAGGGGAAGATAACATCAACCTGATCAGTTTTCTTGACGAAATGATTATTAGAGACCATAATGTTTTCACAGTAGTTCCTGAGGGATGCTCACCAGAAAATTTTGATTATCCTGAGCCAATTTTAGCTTGGTATTGGTCTTCCTTATGTTCTGGAAGTACGTCCATCGACCTTTCTTCTGCGTATCCTACTACTGATGATGATTCCGGAAGCAGCTCACCAGAAACTGATCGTGCACAAGGTGTGAAACGTGCAAGTGAAACTGATGCTACTGTTGGTTCCCCTATGAAACGTGGTCAAAAAGATGCTGACTCTCAGAACTAG
- the LOC106326623 gene encoding uncharacterized protein LOC106326623, which produces MGMNFFEADKEVFWDVTEFPIRTTDRSYLDTPKSVLEKRAYTGKLQITAYGEEKPDNMGDGITFELIRDKYARLNRRMLLDIGLWELDTTLLSTPKNVMVMAENIKEETSFVFL; this is translated from the exons ATGGGCATGAATTTCTTCG AGGCGGACAAAGAGGTCTTCTGGGACGTGACTGAGTTCCCTATCCGTACCACCGATCGCTCTTATCTCGACACTCCCAAATCAGTTCTTGAAAAACGTGCTTATACTGGTAAGCTGCAAATCACGGCTTATGGTGAGGAGAAACCGGACAATATGGGTGATGGAATCACCTTCGAACTCATAA GGGATAAATATGCGAGACTGAATAGGAGGATGTTACTGGACATTGGTCTATGGGAATTGGACACAACTCTCTTGTCTACCCCAAAAAATGTGATGGTAATGGCGGAAAACATAAAAGAAGAGACGAGCTTTGTCTTCTTATAA